From a single Rutidosis leptorrhynchoides isolate AG116_Rl617_1_P2 chromosome 5, CSIRO_AGI_Rlap_v1, whole genome shotgun sequence genomic region:
- the LOC139847997 gene encoding uncharacterized protein, with the protein MATYKLAVILKNPNNNHEFLIVKQTPPPKYGDHEYDSYVDSDLWDLPSANLSLLSPESNASNHQFVLENEDSSSQYINLRNFDLQSALTEVLGQIEFGSVNEIKWKFLSYVEEPNFGPGNSVSTVYVTGDFVTDIGVLKDHCQWSSNERCFKWILYVKPGVDRLGPLVVEGVLKDSMHSEPLKLPSTLSRQEYPVGVNIIPMGSRTAKPYHTTNLIVFAPGNSDAGCEGSSFVAQGDAMIVDPGCRSEFNKELAEIVTALPRKLIVFITHHHRDHVDGLSTVFKTNPDARLLVHENTMSRIQKDDWSGGYTTVSGTEEICIGGEILKIIFAPGHTDGHLALLHVSTNSLVVGDHCVGQGSALLDINAGGNMSDYFQTTYKFIDFSPNVLISMHGRINLWPKHMLCGYLKNRRNREDTILKAIEAGSNTLFDIVAYTYADVDRGLWVHAASNVRLHVDHLDHQNKLPKGFSLENFHSSCSQFTVQVGKL; encoded by the exons ATGGCGACATACAAGCTCGCTGTGATCTTAAAAAACCCTAACAATAACCACGAATTCCTAATCGTTAAACAAACTCCACCTCCCAAATACGGCGACCACGAGTACGACTCCTACGTTGACTCCGACCTCTGGGACTTGCCGTCGGCCAATTTGTCGTTACTATCACCCGAATCAAATGCCTCGAATCATCAATTCGTATTAGAAAACGAAGACTCATCCTCACAATATATCAATTTAAGAAACTTTGATCTTCAATCAGCTCTCACTGAG GTTTTGGGACAAATAGAATTTGGATCAGTAAATGAGATAAAGTGGAAGTTTTTATCCTACGTGGAGGAACCTAATTTTGGACCAGGGAACTCTGTTTCTACTGTTTATGTAACTGGAGACTTTGTTACTGATATTGGGGTTTTAAAAG ACCACTGTCAGTGGAGTAGCAATgaaaggtgtttcaaatggattcTGTATGTAAAGCCAGGTGTAGATCGTCTTGGGCCGTTAGTAGTTGAAGGTGTACTTAAAGACTCGATGCATTCTGAACCATTAAAATTGCCTTCAACCTTGTCTCGCCAG GAGTACCCTGTTGGTGTAAATATAATACCTATGGGAAGCAGAACAGCAAAACCTTATCATACGACGAATTTGATTGTATTTGCACCTGGGAATAGTGACGCAGGTTGTGAAGGTAGTTCGTTTGTTGCTCAGGGAGATGCAATGATAGTCGATCCAGGGTGTCGATCTGAGTTCAATAAAGAG CTTGCAGAAATTGTTACTGCTTTACCACGAAAGTTGATCGTCTTTATCACTCATCATCATCGTGATCATGTCGATG GCCTTTCCACTGTATTCAAGACCAATCCTGATGCTCGTCTTTTGGTCCACGAAAACACCATGAGTCGCATTCAAAAAG ATGATTGGTCTGGTGGTTACACCACAGTTTCTGGAACAGAAGAGATCTGCATTGGCGGGGAGATATTGAAAATCATTTTTGCCCCG GGGCATACAGATGGACATCTAGCATTGCTTCATGTTAGCACTAACTCTTTGGTTGTTGGTGATCATTGTGTGGG ACAAGGAAGTGCGCTCTTGGATATCAATGCTGGTGGGAATATGAGT GATTACTTTCAAACAACTTACAAATTTATAGACTTTTCTCCAAATGTTTTGATCTCGATGCATGGTAGGATTAATCTATGGCCGAAACACATGCTCTGCGGATACCTAAA GAACCGGAGAAATAGAGAAGATACAATCTTGAAAGCGATAGAAGCAGGTTCTAATACTTTGTTCGATATTGTTGCTTATACGTATGCTGATGTTGACCGTGGTCTTTGGGTTCATGCTGCATCTAATGTGAGACTCCATGTTGACCACCTTGACCATCAAAATAAGTTGCCAAAG GGCTTTTCTTTAGAAAATTTCCACAGCAGTTGTTCTCAGTTTACTGTCCAAGTGGGTAAACTGTAA